The Pseudomonas sp. DG56-2 genome contains a region encoding:
- the rlmH gene encoding 23S rRNA (pseudouridine(1915)-N(3))-methyltransferase RlmH — protein sequence MRLRLIAVGSRMPKWVEDGWHEYAKRLPSELSLELVEIALNTRGKNADVARLIRQEGEAMLAKVQPGERIVTLEVHGKPWSTEQLAVELDRWRLDSRTVNFMVGGPEGLAPEVCARAEQRWSLSPLTLPHPLVRILIGEQLYRAWTVLSGHPYHK from the coding sequence GTGCGTCTGCGTCTTATCGCGGTCGGCTCGCGCATGCCCAAGTGGGTCGAGGACGGTTGGCATGAATATGCCAAGCGCCTGCCCTCGGAGCTTTCGCTTGAGCTGGTGGAAATTGCGCTCAATACCCGGGGCAAAAATGCCGATGTCGCTCGCCTGATTCGTCAGGAGGGTGAGGCTATGCTCGCCAAGGTCCAGCCAGGGGAAAGGATTGTCACCCTGGAGGTCCATGGCAAGCCCTGGAGTACCGAGCAACTGGCGGTCGAGCTCGACCGCTGGCGGCTGGACTCACGCACGGTGAACTTTATGGTCGGCGGCCCGGAAGGGCTGGCGCCGGAAGTCTGTGCGCGGGCCGAACAGCGCTGGTCGCTGTCGCCGCTGACCCTGCCGCACCCATTGGTAAGGATACTGATCGGCGAACAGCTGTACCGCGCCTGGACCGTGCTGTCCGGGCACCCTTACCACAAATAG
- the mrdA gene encoding penicillin-binding protein 2 yields the protein MTQPIRLKDHEKDARMVRSRVVVGAVAIVLLICVLIARLYYLQVIQYEYHSTLSENNRVHVQPIPPTRGLIFDRNGVIIADNRPSFSLSMTRERSGDWQQVLDVIVEVLELTPDDRTLFEKRMRQGRRPFEPVPILFELTEEQIARIAVNQFRLPGVEVVAQLVRHYPQGAHFAHSVGYVGRINEKELKTLDPVNYSGTHHIGKTGVERFYEPELHGQVGYEEVETNARGRVLRVLKRTDPIPGKDIVLSLDIKLQEAAETALAGRRGAIVALDPNTGEVLAMVSQPSFDPNLFVTGISFKAYAELRDSIDRPLFNRVLRGLYPPGSTIKPAVAIAGLDSGVVTASSRVFDPGYYQLPNYDHKYRNWNRSGDGWVDLDTAIMRSNDTYFYDLAHKMGIDRLSAYMNRFGIGQKVSLDMFEESPGLMPSREWKRATRRQAWFPGETLILGIGQGYMQTTPLQLAQATALIASKGKWNRPHLAKTIEGLPPVDENPMEDIVLRDKSDWNKVTHGMEQVMHGARGTARKASIGAQYRIAGKSGTAQVVAIKQGEKYDRNKLQERHRDHALFVGFAPADNPKIVVSVMVENGESGSGVAAPVVRQVMDAWLLGPDGRLKPEYANPSIAQEPAP from the coding sequence ATGACGCAGCCGATTCGCCTCAAGGATCACGAGAAAGACGCCCGTATGGTGCGCAGTCGCGTCGTGGTCGGTGCCGTGGCAATCGTCCTGCTGATCTGCGTGCTGATCGCTCGCCTGTATTACCTGCAGGTGATCCAGTACGAGTACCACTCGACCTTGTCGGAAAATAACCGGGTGCACGTGCAGCCGATTCCGCCTACGCGTGGGCTGATTTTCGATCGTAATGGGGTGATCATCGCCGATAACCGGCCAAGCTTCAGCTTGAGCATGACCCGCGAGCGTTCCGGGGATTGGCAGCAGGTGCTCGATGTGATCGTCGAAGTGCTGGAATTGACCCCGGACGACCGTACCCTCTTCGAGAAGCGTATGCGTCAGGGGCGTCGGCCGTTCGAACCGGTACCTATTCTGTTCGAACTCACCGAGGAGCAGATTGCCCGCATTGCGGTCAATCAATTCCGCCTCCCCGGGGTTGAGGTGGTGGCCCAGTTGGTACGGCATTACCCTCAGGGTGCGCATTTCGCTCACTCGGTCGGCTATGTCGGGCGAATCAACGAGAAAGAGCTCAAGACCCTTGATCCGGTCAACTACAGCGGCACCCATCATATCGGCAAGACCGGGGTGGAACGCTTCTACGAGCCCGAACTGCATGGTCAGGTCGGCTATGAAGAGGTCGAGACCAACGCCCGCGGCCGCGTGTTGCGAGTGCTCAAGCGTACTGACCCGATTCCAGGCAAAGACATCGTTCTGAGCCTGGACATCAAGTTGCAGGAAGCCGCCGAGACTGCGCTGGCCGGTCGCCGTGGCGCCATTGTGGCTCTCGATCCGAATACGGGTGAGGTCCTGGCGATGGTCAGCCAGCCGAGTTTCGATCCTAACCTGTTCGTGACGGGCATCAGTTTCAAGGCCTACGCCGAATTGCGCGATTCAATCGATCGACCGCTGTTCAACCGTGTGCTGCGCGGACTGTACCCACCAGGCTCGACGATCAAACCGGCAGTGGCCATCGCCGGGCTCGACAGCGGCGTGGTCACGGCGTCGAGCCGGGTGTTCGACCCTGGCTACTACCAACTGCCCAATTACGATCACAAGTATCGTAACTGGAACCGTAGCGGTGACGGCTGGGTCGATCTCGACACCGCGATCATGCGTTCCAACGACACCTACTTCTACGACTTGGCGCACAAGATGGGCATCGATCGCCTGTCGGCCTACATGAATCGCTTCGGTATTGGTCAGAAGGTCTCGCTGGACATGTTCGAGGAATCACCGGGGCTGATGCCTTCGCGCGAATGGAAGCGTGCGACCCGTCGTCAGGCCTGGTTCCCGGGCGAAACCCTGATTCTTGGTATCGGCCAGGGCTACATGCAGACCACACCGTTGCAATTGGCCCAGGCAACTGCGCTGATTGCCAGCAAGGGCAAGTGGAACCGTCCGCACCTGGCCAAGACCATAGAGGGTTTGCCACCTGTGGATGAAAACCCGATGGAAGACATCGTCCTGCGTGACAAGTCCGACTGGAACAAGGTCACCCACGGCATGGAGCAGGTGATGCACGGTGCCCGGGGTACTGCACGCAAGGCTTCCATCGGTGCCCAGTACCGGATCGCCGGCAAGAGTGGTACCGCCCAGGTGGTGGCGATCAAGCAGGGCGAGAAGTACGACCGCAACAAGCTTCAGGAACGTCACCGCGACCACGCCCTGTTCGTTGGTTTCGCCCCGGCAGACAATCCGAAGATCGTGGTATCGGTGATGGTCGAGAACGGTGAGTCTGGCTCTGGTGTTGCTGCACCCGTGGTGCGGCAGGTCATGGATGCCTGGCTGCTGGGTCCCGACGGCCGCCTGAAACCTGAATACGCCAACCCGTCCATCGCTCAGGAACCGGCCCCGTGA
- the rodA gene encoding rod shape-determining protein RodA, protein MRRRASFLQRIHIDGPLLILLLTLAAGSLFVLYSASGKNWDLLLKQASSFGIGLVSMFVIAQLEPRFMARWVPLAYICGVILLVVVDVMGHNAMGATRWINIPGVIRFQPSEFMKIIMPATIAWYLAKRSLPPHLKHVMISLIMIGVPFILIVRQPDLGTALLILASGAFVLFMGGLRWRWILSVIAAAVPVAVAMWFFVMHDYQKQRVLTFLDPESDPLGTGWNIIQSKAAIGSGGVFGKGWLLGTQSHLDFLPESHTDFIIAVLGEEFGLVGICALLLIYLLLIGRGLVITAQAQTLYGKLLAGSLTMTFFVYVFVNIGMVSGLLPVVGVPLPFISYGGTSLVTLLSAFGVLMSIHTHRKWIAQV, encoded by the coding sequence ATGCGCCGTCGCGCCAGCTTCCTTCAGCGCATCCATATCGACGGCCCCTTGCTGATCCTGCTGCTGACCCTGGCGGCTGGCAGCCTGTTCGTGCTTTATTCGGCCAGCGGCAAGAACTGGGATTTGCTGCTCAAGCAGGCCAGCTCTTTTGGCATCGGCCTGGTCTCGATGTTCGTCATTGCCCAGTTGGAGCCGCGGTTCATGGCGCGTTGGGTGCCGTTGGCGTACATCTGTGGGGTTATCCTGCTGGTGGTCGTCGACGTCATGGGCCATAACGCCATGGGGGCTACACGCTGGATCAACATTCCCGGGGTGATCCGCTTCCAGCCTTCGGAATTCATGAAGATCATCATGCCGGCGACCATTGCCTGGTACCTGGCCAAGCGCTCACTGCCGCCGCACCTGAAGCATGTAATGATCAGTCTGATCATGATTGGCGTGCCGTTCATTCTTATCGTGCGTCAGCCCGATCTGGGCACCGCCTTGCTGATCCTCGCTTCAGGCGCTTTCGTACTGTTCATGGGAGGGCTGCGCTGGCGCTGGATTCTCAGCGTAATCGCTGCAGCGGTGCCGGTGGCGGTGGCCATGTGGTTCTTTGTCATGCACGACTACCAGAAGCAGCGGGTCCTGACCTTCCTCGATCCGGAAAGCGATCCCTTGGGCACCGGCTGGAACATCATTCAGTCCAAAGCAGCCATTGGCTCGGGTGGGGTGTTTGGCAAGGGTTGGCTGCTGGGGACCCAGTCGCACCTGGACTTTCTCCCGGAAAGCCACACTGACTTCATCATCGCCGTGCTGGGCGAAGAGTTTGGCCTGGTGGGTATCTGTGCGCTGCTGCTCATCTACCTGTTGTTGATCGGTCGTGGCCTGGTTATTACCGCGCAGGCGCAAACCCTCTACGGCAAGTTGCTGGCTGGCAGCTTGACGATGACTTTTTTCGTTTATGTATTCGTCAATATCGGTATGGTCAGTGGCCTGTTGCCGGTTGTGGGCGTGCCGCTGCCCTTCATTAGTTATGGTGGAACTTCGTTGGTGACGCTGCTGTCAGCGTTTGGAGTTTTAATGTCGATCCATACGCATCGCAAATGGATTGCGCAGGTTTGA
- the mltB gene encoding lytic murein transglycosylase B has translation MQAMRGWAARCMPWVGLLGLLGGVQQASAGDYDGSPQVAEFVAQMTRDYGFADEQLMDVFREVKRKQSILDAISRPAERVKPWKDYRPMFLTDARVARGVDFWRQHEATLARAEQEYGVPAQVIVSIIGVETFFGRNTGNYRVIDALSTLGFDYPPRADFFRKELREYLLLAREEQVDPLTLKGSYAGAMGLPQFMPSSFRAYAVDFDGDGHINIWNNPDDAIGSVASYFKRHGWVAGEQVVSRATVSGERVDEGLTPGIEAVKTVAELRALGWSSHDALRDDLPVTAFRLEGENGPEYWLGLKNFYAITRYNRSVMYAMAVHQLSDLLVQARGAK, from the coding sequence ATGCAAGCAATGCGTGGCTGGGCTGCTCGTTGTATGCCCTGGGTTGGCCTGCTAGGTCTGCTCGGTGGTGTCCAGCAAGCGTCGGCCGGGGACTATGACGGATCGCCTCAGGTAGCCGAGTTCGTCGCCCAGATGACTCGCGACTACGGTTTTGCCGATGAACAATTGATGGACGTGTTTCGCGAGGTCAAGCGCAAGCAGTCGATCCTCGATGCCATCTCTCGTCCGGCCGAGCGGGTAAAACCCTGGAAAGACTATCGCCCGATGTTCCTCACCGATGCCCGTGTGGCGCGTGGGGTGGATTTCTGGCGTCAGCATGAGGCGACATTGGCACGTGCCGAACAGGAATACGGTGTTCCGGCCCAGGTGATCGTTTCGATTATTGGCGTTGAAACCTTTTTTGGTCGAAACACCGGCAATTACCGAGTAATCGACGCGCTCTCCACCTTGGGCTTCGATTACCCACCGCGTGCCGACTTCTTCCGCAAAGAATTGCGTGAGTACCTGTTGCTGGCCCGGGAAGAGCAGGTCGATCCGCTGACCCTGAAGGGCTCTTACGCCGGTGCCATGGGTTTGCCGCAATTCATGCCGAGCAGCTTTCGCGCCTACGCCGTGGACTTTGACGGCGATGGCCACATCAATATCTGGAACAACCCGGACGATGCCATCGGCAGCGTTGCCAGCTACTTCAAGCGTCATGGATGGGTCGCCGGTGAGCAGGTCGTAAGCCGCGCCACTGTCAGTGGCGAGCGTGTCGATGAGGGGCTGACCCCGGGAATCGAGGCGGTCAAGACAGTTGCAGAGTTGCGGGCACTGGGCTGGTCAAGTCATGATGCGCTGCGCGATGATCTGCCGGTCACCGCTTTCCGGCTTGAAGGTGAGAACGGCCCTGAATACTGGCTGGGCCTGAAAAACTTCTACGCGATCACTCGCTACAACCGCAGCGTAATGTACGCGATGGCGGTACATCAGCTATCGGACCTGCTGGTTCAAGCACGGGGCGCCAAGTAA
- a CDS encoding septal ring lytic transglycosylase RlpA family protein → MRVLFSDTSLKLIGCAALGLMLASCSSSKPAPQSTNNVVRAKPGLDINRAHKDGAPWWDVDVSKIPDATPTVHTGNYKANPYTVLGKTYFPIQESRNYRAEGTASWYGTKFHGQNTANGEVYDLYGMSAAHKTLPLPAYVKVTNLDNHRSVVLRVNDRGPFYSDRIIDLSYAAAKKLGYAETGTARVRVEGIDPKQWWAQRGQPAPMVLDQPQVAQTQALSASTGTVEQWTPPPQQHAAAVVPLQVASNNAQASNGLYLQVGAFANPDAAELLRSKLSSMVSAPVFISSIVRNQQTLHRVRLGPINSQGEAQQMQDSVRLANLGQPKVVTAD, encoded by the coding sequence ATGCGCGTATTGTTTTCTGATACATCTCTGAAACTGATCGGTTGTGCAGCCCTGGGCCTGATGCTGGCCAGTTGCTCTTCGAGCAAGCCAGCCCCGCAAAGCACCAATAATGTGGTGCGCGCCAAGCCGGGCCTGGACATCAACCGGGCCCACAAGGATGGCGCGCCGTGGTGGGATGTCGATGTCTCCAAGATCCCCGATGCCACGCCGACCGTGCACACCGGTAACTACAAAGCCAACCCGTACACGGTGCTGGGCAAGACCTATTTCCCGATCCAGGAGTCGCGCAATTACCGCGCTGAAGGTACCGCTTCGTGGTATGGCACCAAGTTCCACGGGCAGAACACCGCCAACGGCGAGGTCTACGATCTCTACGGCATGAGCGCTGCACACAAGACCTTGCCACTGCCGGCCTACGTCAAGGTGACCAACCTCGACAACCACCGCAGCGTGGTTTTGCGCGTCAACGATCGCGGGCCGTTCTATTCGGACCGGATCATTGACCTGTCTTATGCTGCCGCGAAAAAACTTGGTTATGCCGAAACCGGCACGGCGCGGGTGCGCGTCGAGGGCATCGACCCGAAACAATGGTGGGCCCAGCGTGGCCAGCCCGCGCCGATGGTGCTGGACCAGCCGCAGGTTGCGCAAACCCAGGCCTTGTCTGCCAGCACGGGTACCGTCGAACAATGGACGCCACCGCCACAACAACATGCTGCGGCAGTGGTGCCTTTGCAGGTAGCCAGCAACAACGCCCAGGCCAGTAATGGTCTTTACTTGCAGGTCGGCGCTTTTGCCAACCCGGACGCAGCCGAGTTATTGCGCTCCAAGTTGAGTAGCATGGTCAGTGCGCCGGTTTTCATCAGTTCGATTGTGCGCAATCAGCAGACCCTGCACCGGGTGCGCCTGGGGCCGATCAATAGCCAGGGCGAAGCCCAGCAGATGCAGGACAGTGTGCGTCTGGCCAATCTTGGCCAGCCGAAAGTTGTGACGGCAGACTGA
- a CDS encoding D-alanyl-D-alanine carboxypeptidase family protein: protein MNITSFAKRLCLLVPLMITPAAFAAEQMMPSPPQLAAKSYVLMEASSGNVLVANNGDERLPPASLTKLMTAYIATLDIRRGQIGENDPVTVSENAWRTGGSRMFIKVGTQVSVSDLLHGIIIQSGNDASVALAEHIAGSEDAFADMMNKTAADLGMTNSHFMNPTGLPNPEHYSSAHDMAVLARAIIHEDPAHYAIYSQKEFFWNNIKQPNRNLLLWRDKTVDGLKTGHTDEAGYCMVSSAVRDGMRLIAVVFGTNSEQARAAETQKLLTYGFRFFETQTFYQKGTELAQAQVWKGAANQVKAGLAQDLTMTLPKGQLKKLAASMTMNPQLTAPIAKGDVIGKVEVKLDDNVVHSADLIALDAVEEAGFFGRVWDSIRLFFYGLFN from the coding sequence ATGAACATAACCAGCTTTGCCAAACGCCTTTGCCTGCTTGTACCGCTGATGATCACCCCTGCTGCCTTCGCGGCAGAGCAGATGATGCCGTCGCCGCCGCAACTGGCAGCCAAGTCCTACGTGCTCATGGAAGCTTCCAGCGGTAATGTCCTGGTCGCGAACAATGGTGACGAGCGTTTGCCGCCGGCCAGTCTGACCAAGCTGATGACCGCCTACATCGCGACCCTGGATATCCGTCGCGGGCAGATCGGTGAGAACGACCCGGTTACCGTCAGCGAAAACGCCTGGCGTACCGGTGGTTCGCGTATGTTCATCAAGGTCGGTACCCAGGTCAGCGTCAGCGACCTGCTGCACGGCATCATCATTCAGTCGGGTAACGACGCCAGTGTCGCGCTGGCCGAGCACATCGCCGGCAGCGAAGACGCCTTCGCCGACATGATGAACAAGACTGCTGCTGATCTGGGCATGACCAACAGCCACTTCATGAACCCGACGGGCCTGCCAAACCCAGAGCACTACTCGTCGGCTCACGACATGGCCGTACTGGCGCGCGCGATCATCCACGAAGATCCGGCTCACTATGCGATCTACTCGCAGAAGGAGTTCTTCTGGAACAACATCAAGCAGCCTAACCGTAACCTGCTGCTGTGGCGCGACAAGACCGTCGACGGCCTGAAAACCGGCCACACCGACGAAGCCGGCTATTGCATGGTGTCTTCGGCAGTACGTGACGGCATGCGTTTGATCGCCGTGGTTTTCGGTACCAACAGCGAGCAGGCTCGTGCTGCTGAAACCCAGAAGCTGCTGACCTATGGCTTCCGTTTCTTCGAAACCCAGACCTTCTACCAGAAGGGCACCGAGCTTGCTCAGGCGCAGGTATGGAAGGGTGCGGCCAACCAGGTCAAGGCCGGTCTGGCGCAAGACCTGACCATGACTTTGCCTAAAGGCCAATTGAAGAAGCTGGCTGCAAGCATGACCATGAACCCACAATTGACCGCACCCATCGCCAAAGGTGACGTGATCGGTAAAGTGGAAGTCAAACTGGATGACAACGTTGTACACAGTGCTGATCTGATCGCGCTGGACGCCGTTGAGGAAGCTGGTTTCTTCGGCCGTGTGTGGGATAGCATTCGTCTATTCTTCTACGGGCTGTTCAACTGA
- a CDS encoding DUF493 domain-containing protein, giving the protein MTEADKSHKIEFPCADYPIKVIGDTVVNFKDTVIEILKKYAEVDLKTLAERQSKEGKYTTVQLHIVATGEDQLHNINSALRATGIVKMVL; this is encoded by the coding sequence ATGACTGAAGCTGACAAATCGCACAAAATCGAATTCCCTTGCGCCGATTACCCGATCAAGGTCATCGGTGACACCGTGGTCAATTTCAAAGACACGGTAATCGAAATTCTGAAGAAGTACGCCGAGGTCGATCTCAAGACCCTGGCTGAACGTCAGAGCAAGGAAGGCAAGTACACCACTGTGCAATTGCACATTGTTGCCACTGGCGAAGACCAGTTGCACAACATCAATAGCGCGCTGCGTGCCACCGGCATCGTGAAAATGGTGCTCTGA
- the lipB gene encoding lipoyl(octanoyl) transferase LipB: MSKSLGFRDLGLLPYEPVLEAMRRFTDQRGPETGDEVWLVEHPAVFTQGQAGKSEHLLVPGDIPVVQTDRGGQVTYHGPGQLVAYLLLDVRRLGFGVRDLVSRMERCLIELLASYDVEAAAKADAPGVYVDGAKIASLGLRIRNGCSFHGLALNVDMDLAPFRRINPCGYAGLAMTQLRDQAGSIELSEVRARLRGQLVKHLDYAEQTTLTGGIF, encoded by the coding sequence ATGTCGAAAAGCCTCGGCTTTCGCGATTTGGGATTGTTGCCATACGAGCCGGTGCTCGAGGCCATGCGCCGGTTTACCGATCAGCGTGGTCCTGAAACCGGTGACGAAGTCTGGCTGGTAGAGCACCCGGCGGTGTTCACCCAGGGCCAGGCAGGCAAGTCCGAGCACCTGTTGGTGCCGGGGGATATCCCGGTCGTGCAGACCGATCGTGGTGGCCAGGTGACCTATCATGGTCCTGGCCAACTGGTGGCTTATTTATTGTTGGATGTTCGCCGGCTCGGGTTTGGTGTGCGTGATCTGGTTTCCCGGATGGAGCGCTGCCTGATCGAGTTGCTGGCCAGTTACGACGTCGAGGCAGCGGCCAAGGCCGATGCCCCGGGTGTCTATGTCGATGGAGCCAAGATCGCCTCCCTCGGCCTGCGGATTCGCAATGGCTGTTCTTTTCATGGCCTTGCCTTGAACGTGGACATGGACCTTGCGCCATTCCGCCGGATTAACCCCTGCGGGTATGCGGGGCTGGCCATGACCCAGCTGCGCGACCAGGCAGGCTCGATCGAACTCTCTGAGGTAAGGGCAAGGCTGCGCGGGCAGCTGGTCAAGCACCTCGACTATGCTGAGCAGACGACCCTTACGGGCGGAATCTTCTGA
- the lipA gene encoding lipoyl synthase produces the protein MTTVVQEPVQSVTPAPRPKVEAGVKLRGAEKVARIPVKIIPTDELPKKPDWIRVRIPVSPEVDRIKQLLRKHKLHSVCEEASCPNLGECFSGGTATFMIMGDICTRRCPFCDVGHGRPKPLDVDEPKNLAVAIADLRLKYVVITSVDRDDLRDGGAQHFADCIREIRALSPGVQLETLVPDYRGRMDVALAITAETPPDVFNHNLETVPRLYKAARPGSDYQWSLTLLQKFKELVPHVPTKSGLMLGLGETDEEVIEVMQRMREHNIDMLTLGQYLQPSRSHLPVQRFVHPDTFAWFAEEGLKMGFKNVASGPLVRSSYHADQQAHEAKIKL, from the coding sequence ATGACTACTGTTGTGCAAGAACCAGTGCAAAGCGTGACTCCAGCGCCCCGGCCGAAGGTCGAGGCGGGCGTCAAACTGCGTGGCGCGGAAAAAGTCGCGCGTATCCCGGTAAAGATCATTCCTACCGACGAATTGCCGAAGAAACCCGACTGGATCCGCGTGCGGATCCCGGTTTCGCCGGAAGTCGACCGTATCAAGCAATTGCTGCGCAAGCACAAGCTGCACAGCGTCTGCGAAGAAGCGTCTTGCCCGAACCTGGGTGAGTGTTTCTCCGGCGGCACCGCCACGTTCATGATCATGGGTGACATCTGCACCCGTCGCTGCCCATTCTGCGACGTTGGTCATGGTCGCCCGAAACCTTTGGATGTGGACGAGCCGAAGAACCTCGCCGTCGCCATTGCCGACCTGCGCTTGAAGTACGTGGTGATCACTTCGGTGGACCGCGACGACTTGCGTGACGGTGGTGCCCAGCACTTTGCCGACTGCATCCGTGAAATTCGCGCGCTGTCGCCGGGCGTCCAGTTGGAAACCCTGGTGCCGGACTATCGTGGTCGGATGGACGTAGCCTTGGCGATCACCGCCGAGACACCACCGGATGTGTTCAACCACAACCTGGAAACCGTGCCACGTTTGTACAAGGCCGCACGTCCTGGCTCCGACTACCAGTGGTCGCTGACCCTGTTGCAGAAGTTCAAGGAGCTGGTACCGCATGTTCCGACCAAGTCCGGCTTGATGCTGGGCCTGGGCGAAACCGACGAAGAAGTGATCGAGGTGATGCAGCGCATGCGCGAGCACAACATCGACATGCTGACGTTGGGCCAGTATCTGCAGCCATCGCGCAGCCACCTGCCGGTACAGCGTTTCGTCCATCCAGACACCTTCGCCTGGTTCGCCGAGGAAGGCCTGAAGATGGGCTTCAAGAACGTCGCTTCCGGACCTTTGGTACGTTCTTCGTACCACGCCGACCAGCAGGCGCATGAGGCCAAGATCAAGCTCTGA
- a CDS encoding LD-carboxypeptidase: MNAVLDHHADACRADSRLPAALASNGRIAIIAPAGPAQIDTLKAILWFEARGYQCRIYPGVTEAQGYLAGDDAVRLADLHAAFAADDVDAIICLRGGYGCMRLLDKLDYALLRKHPKPFVGYSDITALHSAIARHAGFVTFHGAMLKSELLANKQAPTVPSLFEQLTGRLKRGDELEHPQSHPLTAVLPGAASGRLVGGNLAMLCATLNTPAEFDCREGILFIEDVNEPLYRIDRLLTQLRLAGKFEGLRGVLVGDFAGLTVQMLTPLLREIFEPLQVPVLAGWRSGHCDPNITLPLGAQVYLDADQRCLRLTQDLFA; encoded by the coding sequence GTGAACGCTGTTTTAGATCATCATGCGGATGCGTGTAGGGCTGATTCCAGGCTGCCTGCAGCACTGGCGAGCAATGGCCGTATCGCGATCATTGCCCCGGCGGGGCCGGCCCAGATCGACACGTTGAAAGCCATTCTATGGTTCGAAGCACGCGGCTATCAGTGCCGTATTTATCCCGGAGTGACTGAGGCACAAGGTTATCTTGCCGGCGACGATGCCGTGCGCCTGGCGGATCTGCATGCGGCCTTCGCTGCCGATGATGTCGATGCAATCATCTGCCTGCGTGGTGGCTACGGATGCATGCGCTTGCTCGATAAGCTCGATTACGCATTGCTGCGCAAACACCCCAAGCCCTTTGTCGGCTACAGCGACATCACTGCGCTGCACAGTGCGATTGCCCGGCATGCCGGCTTCGTGACCTTCCACGGGGCGATGCTCAAGTCTGAATTGTTGGCAAACAAGCAGGCGCCGACTGTGCCTTCTCTTTTCGAACAGCTCACCGGGCGTTTGAAGCGTGGTGACGAGCTGGAACATCCACAGAGCCATCCTTTGACCGCAGTCCTCCCAGGCGCGGCTTCAGGGCGCTTGGTGGGCGGTAATCTGGCCATGCTTTGCGCAACCTTGAACACACCCGCTGAATTTGATTGCCGAGAGGGAATCCTGTTCATCGAAGACGTCAACGAGCCCTTGTACCGCATCGACCGGCTGCTCACCCAGCTGCGCCTGGCGGGCAAGTTCGAAGGGCTGCGCGGGGTGCTGGTCGGGGACTTTGCCGGGTTGACCGTGCAGATGCTCACACCGCTATTGCGGGAGATCTTCGAGCCGTTGCAGGTTCCTGTGTTGGCGGGATGGCGCAGTGGTCATTGCGACCCCAATATCACCTTGCCGCTGGGAGCGCAGGTGTACCTGGATGCGGATCAGCGCTGTTTGCGTCTGACGCAAGATTTGTTTGCTTGA